Within the Luteimonas sp. JM171 genome, the region CCAATTCATTCCTTTGAAGCAGGACTGGACAAGCTGGCCTCCATGGAAGCCATCTTCAGCCTGTCGTCAAGCGATCAGATCGAACCGGGACAGTTCGCAGTAGACCTCGACAGCGAACGGAAACGGATCGTTGTCTCAGCTGACCTGTATCCGGGTATTACGAGTATCCGGGGCTCGGGCAGCACCAAAGACATTCTGCACGCTGCCCTGTACCTCCCGACACTCATTTCCGTACTCGAAGCGATGCGGGCTGGCGACCACGAGGACCGTCGCTGGCACAGCATCGTCAGCGCCCGGTGTCGGGCCCAAGGTATCGACATCAACAACAAAGACCTCGTCCAGGCCGCACAGACGTTGCTTGGAAATCCACTGACTTCACTGGTAAGGGCACTGGAGAAGGAGCCATGAAGCAGCTCTATTTCGTTGGCCAGCAGACCGCCGACTTTCTGACTGACCACATCGAAGAGCAGCTTGACCGCTATGTCGGAGGCGACTTTCTCGATCTGGAGGAAAAGGGCGACTGGCGCATTCCGCTATCGATCCGTGCCGACCTGGATGCTCTTGCGCAGCTCGACCCGTCTGGCACACCCGAAGCCGAAGTCGCCAACTCCCGGACTGTTGGCAACGCCTTTTCGCACCTGACACCATCTCTGGCACGTGAGAACCGGATCTGGATCCGCCTCAGTCATGTGGAGGCACTCGAGTACAGTCGCCACCGGTGGCTCGCCGTCCGTCCGGAACACCTTGCGCGCAACGTCCGCCTGCATTTTTTTGCACCAACCTGGAATGCCTGTAGAGACGACCATGCGATTTCCCGCCTCTGGTGGAACTGGCGGATCGCCACGCTGCTGATGCCGGAAGAACCAGAAGCAGCGTTGGCCGTCATTCTCGAGCGTGCCGACATACGTCTGAACTTCATCGAGCGCACCAGGGCTGCCGCACGCCGCCCCCTTGCGCGGGCGATGCTCCGGGCACTCATCGACAACCCCAAAGTCCGTCAAAGCGAACGCGCTTTCCGTGAATTCATGAAGGCGATCAACTTCAACGCGGCCGGCCAGACATTTGAGGCGTTGCGACCAGATCAGTTCGCGAGACTGATTGACTCCTGTCTAGACAAGGCTGAAAGCACGGCCGCCGAGGCAACGGAAACCGCGCATACCTGAATTTGTAATGAGCGTAATGATCCACTGGGAGCAATGGGTTCCTCGCATCGCTCGAAAGCCCGTAGCCCGCAATGCGCGTGATCAGCGACTGGACCTGGTTCTATCACTTCCGGCGCACACACCAGGCGCCAAGCATAAATATACCCTACGAGGCTCTATGGCGAGCGGCCTGACCTGAGCAGTGACACTTGGGTAATTAAACTCAA harbors:
- a CDS encoding DUF6339 family protein, producing MKQLYFVGQQTADFLTDHIEEQLDRYVGGDFLDLEEKGDWRIPLSIRADLDALAQLDPSGTPEAEVANSRTVGNAFSHLTPSLARENRIWIRLSHVEALEYSRHRWLAVRPEHLARNVRLHFFAPTWNACRDDHAISRLWWNWRIATLLMPEEPEAALAVILERADIRLNFIERTRAAARRPLARAMLRALIDNPKVRQSERAFREFMKAINFNAAGQTFEALRPDQFARLIDSCLDKAESTAAEATETAHT